From the Streptomyces pluripotens genome, one window contains:
- a CDS encoding lipopolysaccharide biosynthesis protein, giving the protein MSDTTTTTEAGKGAEGPGKSERRLRLPGTNPSPGGSPLFRNAYALMLNTGISAVLGLGFWLAAAHYYSESAVGQGSAAIAAMKLLAGLTAVTLTGALARFIPVSGAGTGRLIFRTYAGSSLVVAGAAGLFLLTLDVWGPSYRFLHGTLNGLGFIGAVAAWNLLTLQDGVLTGLRNATWVPVGTTVFSAVKLALLAAFAVAIPTTGVFVSWGAAIATSVVPLGWLVFRRLVPRHVKATEEHSAPPALKEIGKFLAGDYTGSLFSLAVVYLVPVIVASQVSSAENAYFYITTTIGGTINLLAINMGASLTVEGSHAPGRLAANTRAALKRITRIMLPIAGLLFMGAPWILGVFGEGYADAATPLLRWFAVGAVLRVVMETYFAVLRAQSRTAGLAWLQGLLCVLVLGLTLLLLPRMGLTGAGVAEISSLAVIVAIAAPKLWRTVRAAPVAVPEAAAPDGDVSDLGAHEVPADAPARRHGPAWALDSDTLTLGLHVDFDHLERRPDVRPGPGTPPTGAPVAPPRPPLGLVGQRQEPAAQAAPGPSLPARTDAPVRAREFGAPRKRTAPGADVLAGAPTHEAVPNGPAPGEPTVPVPLWRWPLPTRPGVALGCLLVFALLLYWVPALRLGDADLDRMGGLGLVSVLPLPTLAGAALLITVFAALLWLRREHRFLLLVTLLATVVSLHALPALIESSPRFPTAWQHLGFIDYIDRTGTAVPDLDARWSWPGFFAVAAFVGRACGVTHFTEVIRWWPTVIELACLAPMFLLTRALRASWRAKWTGLWIFVLSSWVGQDYFSPQGFTYALYLVFTAILLVWFRPPRVIWNRVRPGEAEVEPADRRQRTVLLLVLMGLYAASVPAHQLTPFVMLGVLAALVLSGRCELRGLPLLFAVLVAVWVCFMAEPYWSGHFDDLFGGVGGVGSNVSTSVTGRIRGGSPTHKLVLYTRVLLAGSVLVLACWGWCRRRLNRYRERSLLVLTFVPFLGFGMQSYGGEMALRVFLFALPGAALLGAFALFPRTGVTREEPGNGSGNQTAEKRLALGPPAALLAGLLLMGGFLVARWGNEPFERTRPGEVAAMDWVYAHDKPTVRLLWLSQDPVNDVTPALPWGARDMERVTYVPTLAPTDPRLVSGLVKRLRDAGPNSYLMINRSQVTYLELDAGFSTAWQRQLVEDLDNRPELAKALVNADVTVYALREPPVGPVPKPDPGPVGPQVTWTPWSVVGALAAVVLLLLLAARETVRVAIRPGVRQLRLLQGGFWFSLPLLAVVLASLVQRFLTMK; this is encoded by the coding sequence GTGTCTGACACGACCACCACAACCGAGGCCGGTAAGGGCGCCGAGGGGCCCGGGAAGTCCGAGCGCCGTCTGCGGCTGCCCGGAACGAACCCGTCCCCCGGTGGCAGCCCGCTCTTCCGCAACGCCTACGCCCTGATGCTCAACACCGGCATCTCCGCCGTCCTCGGACTCGGCTTCTGGCTGGCCGCGGCGCACTACTACTCCGAGTCGGCCGTCGGCCAGGGATCGGCCGCGATCGCCGCGATGAAGCTCCTGGCAGGGCTGACCGCGGTGACCCTGACCGGCGCACTGGCCCGCTTCATCCCGGTGTCGGGAGCCGGCACCGGACGGCTCATCTTCCGTACCTACGCGGGCAGCTCACTGGTGGTGGCGGGCGCGGCCGGCCTTTTCCTCCTCACCCTGGACGTGTGGGGGCCCTCGTACCGGTTCCTGCACGGCACCCTCAACGGCCTGGGCTTCATCGGCGCCGTCGCCGCATGGAACCTGCTCACCCTGCAGGACGGGGTGCTGACCGGGCTGCGCAACGCGACCTGGGTACCGGTCGGCACTACCGTGTTCTCCGCGGTGAAGCTGGCCCTACTGGCCGCGTTCGCCGTCGCCATCCCGACCACTGGCGTCTTCGTGTCCTGGGGGGCCGCGATCGCCACCTCGGTGGTGCCGCTGGGCTGGCTGGTGTTCCGGCGGCTGGTGCCCCGGCACGTCAAGGCGACCGAGGAGCACAGCGCCCCGCCGGCCCTCAAGGAGATCGGGAAGTTCCTGGCCGGGGACTACACCGGCTCCCTGTTCTCCCTCGCAGTGGTCTACCTCGTCCCCGTGATCGTCGCCTCTCAGGTCAGTTCCGCGGAGAACGCCTACTTCTACATCACCACCACCATCGGCGGCACCATCAATCTGCTCGCCATCAACATGGGCGCATCCCTCACGGTCGAGGGCTCGCACGCCCCAGGCCGGCTGGCCGCCAACACCCGCGCCGCGCTGAAACGGATAACCAGGATCATGCTGCCGATCGCGGGCCTGCTGTTCATGGGCGCTCCCTGGATCCTGGGCGTGTTCGGCGAGGGCTACGCGGACGCGGCGACCCCGCTGCTGCGCTGGTTCGCGGTCGGCGCGGTGCTGCGGGTCGTCATGGAAACCTACTTCGCCGTGTTGCGCGCACAGAGCCGCACCGCCGGACTCGCCTGGCTACAGGGCCTGCTGTGTGTGCTGGTGCTGGGGTTGACCCTGCTGTTACTCCCCCGGATGGGGCTGACCGGAGCGGGTGTCGCCGAGATCTCCAGCCTCGCGGTGATCGTGGCGATCGCCGCGCCGAAACTGTGGCGGACGGTCCGGGCCGCACCCGTCGCCGTGCCCGAGGCGGCGGCACCGGACGGGGACGTCTCCGACCTCGGGGCGCACGAGGTCCCGGCCGATGCCCCGGCCCGTAGGCACGGACCTGCCTGGGCGCTGGACTCCGACACCCTCACACTCGGCCTCCACGTGGACTTCGATCACCTGGAGCGGCGTCCGGACGTCCGCCCGGGCCCGGGAACACCGCCCACCGGTGCGCCGGTGGCTCCTCCCCGGCCCCCACTGGGGCTCGTGGGGCAGAGGCAGGAGCCCGCTGCCCAGGCCGCACCGGGCCCGTCGCTGCCGGCCCGGACCGACGCACCGGTCAGGGCCCGGGAGTTCGGCGCGCCCCGTAAGCGAACCGCACCGGGTGCCGACGTCCTGGCCGGGGCCCCCACCCACGAGGCCGTACCGAATGGCCCCGCACCCGGGGAGCCAACGGTCCCCGTGCCGCTTTGGCGCTGGCCGCTACCCACCCGCCCGGGTGTCGCTCTCGGCTGTCTGCTCGTCTTCGCGCTGCTGCTGTACTGGGTCCCCGCGCTGCGACTCGGCGACGCCGACCTGGACCGGATGGGCGGCCTCGGGTTGGTCTCGGTGCTGCCACTGCCGACTCTGGCCGGAGCGGCCCTGCTGATCACCGTGTTCGCCGCGCTGCTGTGGCTGCGCCGCGAACACCGGTTCCTGCTGCTGGTGACGCTACTGGCGACCGTGGTGTCCCTGCATGCCCTGCCCGCGCTGATCGAGAGCTCACCGCGGTTCCCGACCGCCTGGCAGCACCTCGGCTTCATCGACTACATCGATCGCACCGGCACCGCCGTACCGGACCTGGACGCACGCTGGAGCTGGCCGGGCTTCTTCGCGGTGGCCGCGTTCGTCGGCAGGGCGTGCGGGGTCACCCACTTCACGGAGGTCATCCGTTGGTGGCCCACCGTCATCGAACTCGCCTGTTTGGCACCGATGTTCCTACTCACCCGAGCGCTACGGGCGAGCTGGCGGGCAAAGTGGACCGGTTTGTGGATCTTCGTCCTGAGCAGTTGGGTCGGCCAGGACTACTTCTCCCCGCAGGGCTTCACCTATGCGCTGTACCTGGTCTTCACGGCGATCCTGCTGGTCTGGTTCCGCCCGCCGCGGGTGATCTGGAACAGGGTCCGACCCGGCGAGGCCGAGGTGGAGCCGGCCGACCGGCGGCAGCGGACGGTGCTGCTGCTGGTGCTGATGGGCCTGTACGCGGCGAGCGTCCCCGCGCACCAGCTCACTCCGTTCGTGATGCTCGGCGTGCTCGCGGCCCTCGTGCTGAGCGGCCGCTGCGAACTGCGCGGCCTGCCCTTGCTGTTCGCGGTGCTGGTCGCGGTCTGGGTCTGTTTCATGGCGGAGCCGTACTGGTCCGGGCACTTCGACGACCTCTTCGGCGGTGTGGGCGGGGTGGGCAGCAATGTTTCCACCTCCGTCACCGGCCGTATCCGGGGCGGGAGTCCGACGCACAAGCTGGTGCTGTACACCAGGGTGCTGCTGGCCGGTTCGGTACTGGTCCTGGCCTGCTGGGGCTGGTGCCGACGGCGCCTGAACCGGTACCGCGAGCGATCGCTGCTGGTGCTCACTTTCGTGCCGTTCCTGGGCTTCGGTATGCAGTCGTACGGCGGCGAGATGGCACTGCGGGTCTTCCTGTTCGCCCTGCCGGGCGCGGCGCTGCTCGGCGCCTTCGCGCTCTTCCCGCGGACCGGCGTCACCCGGGAGGAGCCTGGGAACGGGTCCGGGAACCAGACCGCGGAGAAGCGGCTCGCCCTCGGTCCGCCGGCCGCGCTGCTGGCGGGACTGCTGCTGATGGGTGGGTTCCTGGTGGCCCGCTGGGGGAACGAACCGTTCGAGCGGACCCGGCCGGGCGAGGTCGCGGCCATGGACTGGGTGTACGCCCACGACAAACCGACCGTACGGCTGTTGTGGCTGAGTCAGGACCCGGTCAACGACGTCACCCCGGCCCTGCCGTGGGGCGCGCGGGACATGGAGCGGGTGACCTATGTGCCGACTCTGGCGCCGACCGACCCGAGGCTGGTGTCGGGCCTGGTCAAGAGGCTCAGGGACGCGGGACCGAACTCGTATCTGATGATCAACCGGAGCCAGGTGACCTACCTGGAACTGGATGCGGGGTTCTCCACGGCCTGGCAGCGCCAGCTCGTGGAGGACCTCGACAACCGGCCGGAGCTGGCAAAGGCCCTGGTCAACGCCGATGTCACGGTGTACGCGCTGCGCGAGCCACCGGTCGGTCCGGTGCCGAAACCCGATCCGGGACCAGTCGGGCCGCAGGTGACCTGGACGCCGTGGTCGGTGGTCGGCGCGCTGGCCGCCGTCGTCCTGCTCCTGCTGCTCGCCGCCCGCGAGACGGTGCGGGTCGCGATCCGGCCGGGTGTGCGCCAGCTACGGCTGTTGCAGGGCGGATTCTGGTTCTCGCTGCCGCTGCTGGCCGTGGTGCTGGCCTCACTGGTGCAACGGTTCCTGACGATGAAGTGA
- a CDS encoding lytic polysaccharide monooxygenase auxiliary activity family 9 protein, whose amino-acid sequence MPARTRPRAAAVAVLGLVPLTLTVLAAAPAAAHGSMGDPVSRVVQCYAEGPESPASAACRAAVAAGGTQALYDWNGIRIGDAGGRHRHLIPDGRLCSAGNEEFKGLDLARADWPATSVHSGRYTFKYRVTASHKGTFHVYLTKPGYDPTKPLAWSDLDLEHPVATATDPVGSGGFYTFPGTLPERSGRQLLYAVWQRSDSPEAFYSCSDVDFGGGRGLRTPTTAPAPAVPAPSTSSGRQTSAGAGKPAAERGGHGGASEPAQPASPANRPEADGTPAHLAETGAAPGTFRAAIGGAAVLALGAATLLLSARRRARGDQRR is encoded by the coding sequence ATGCCCGCTCGTACCCGCCCCAGGGCTGCCGCCGTCGCCGTACTCGGTCTGGTGCCGCTCACCCTGACCGTGCTCGCCGCCGCTCCCGCAGCGGCGCACGGCTCGATGGGCGACCCGGTCAGCCGCGTCGTGCAGTGTTACGCGGAGGGACCGGAGAGTCCGGCGTCGGCCGCTTGCAGGGCTGCGGTTGCGGCCGGCGGCACCCAGGCGCTGTACGACTGGAACGGCATCCGGATCGGCGACGCCGGCGGACGACACCGGCACCTGATCCCTGACGGCCGACTGTGCAGTGCCGGCAACGAGGAGTTCAAGGGGCTCGACCTGGCCCGCGCCGACTGGCCGGCAACGAGCGTGCACAGCGGGCGGTATACGTTCAAGTACCGTGTGACCGCCTCGCACAAGGGCACCTTCCACGTCTACCTGACCAAGCCCGGCTACGACCCCACGAAGCCGCTGGCCTGGTCCGACCTGGACCTGGAGCACCCGGTCGCGACGGCCACCGACCCGGTTGGCTCGGGCGGCTTCTACACGTTCCCCGGCACGCTTCCCGAGCGATCCGGTCGGCAGCTGCTGTACGCGGTCTGGCAGCGCTCGGACAGCCCGGAGGCGTTCTACTCCTGCTCGGACGTCGACTTCGGCGGTGGCCGGGGCCTGCGCACCCCAACCACCGCCCCGGCCCCAGCCGTTCCGGCTCCCTCCACGTCCTCCGGTCGGCAGACCTCGGCCGGTGCCGGCAAGCCGGCCGCCGAGCGCGGCGGGCACGGCGGTGCGAGCGAGCCGGCACAGCCCGCCTCCCCGGCCAACCGGCCGGAGGCCGATGGGACGCCGGCGCACCTCGCCGAAACCGGCGCGGCCCCCGGTACGTTCCGCGCCGCGATCGGTGGTGCGGCGGTGCTGGCACTCGGTGCGGCAACGCTGTTGCTGTCGGCCCGCCGCCGGGCGCGCGGCGACCAGCGCCGGTGA
- a CDS encoding esterase/lipase family protein — protein MLPWKRVFRPLAALLLTAAVAVVPAATARAATAPSSGWNDYSCKPSTTHPRPVVLVHGTLGNSVDNWLALAPYLKHRGYCVFSLDYGQLTGVPVFYGLGPIDKSAEQLSAFVDKVLAATGAAKADLIGHSQGGMMPRYYLRFLGGAAKVNALVGLAPDNHGATLSGLTHLLPYFPGAAYLIKAATPGLADQIPGSAFLTKLNAGGDTVPGVHYTVIATKYDEVATPWRSQYLSGPDVHNVLLQDLCPLDLSEHVAIALFDRIAFHEVANALDPAHARTTTCASAFS, from the coding sequence ATGCTGCCCTGGAAGCGAGTGTTCAGACCACTCGCCGCCCTCCTCCTGACAGCCGCCGTCGCCGTCGTCCCCGCCGCCACCGCCCGGGCCGCCACCGCCCCGAGTAGCGGTTGGAACGACTACTCCTGCAAGCCCTCCACCACCCATCCCCGCCCTGTCGTCCTGGTCCACGGCACCCTGGGCAACTCGGTTGACAACTGGCTCGCCCTCGCCCCTTACCTGAAGCACCGCGGGTACTGCGTCTTCTCCCTCGACTACGGTCAGCTGACCGGTGTTCCGGTCTTCTACGGTCTCGGCCCCATCGACAAGTCCGCCGAGCAGTTGTCGGCCTTCGTGGACAAGGTGCTCGCCGCAACCGGGGCCGCCAAGGCCGACCTGATCGGTCACTCCCAGGGCGGCATGATGCCCCGCTACTACCTCCGGTTCCTCGGTGGGGCGGCCAAGGTGAACGCCCTCGTCGGCCTCGCCCCCGACAACCACGGCGCCACGCTGAGTGGCCTCACCCACCTGCTGCCGTACTTCCCCGGTGCCGCCTACCTGATCAAGGCCGCCACCCCCGGCCTCGCCGACCAGATTCCCGGCTCCGCCTTCCTCACCAAGCTCAACGCGGGCGGCGACACCGTCCCCGGAGTGCACTACACGGTCATCGCCACCAAGTACGACGAGGTGGCCACCCCTTGGCGCAGCCAGTACCTGAGCGGTCCGGACGTCCACAACGTCCTGCTGCAGGACCTGTGCCCGCTCGATCTCTCCGAGCACGTGGCGATCGCCCTCTTCGACCGGATCGCCTTCCACGAGGTGGCCAACGCCCTCGATCCGGCCCACGCCAGGACCACCACCTGCGCGTCGGCCTTCAGCTGA
- a CDS encoding DUF402 domain-containing protein, giving the protein MSANLADPTARLEVVLVKGGRTKIRYPAELVRDDGVRVTVRALWAGSDVRDFGFVRFEPGDVFTEYYWRNRWYSVKEVRGADGSLKGWYCDITRPAVLRGAELVVEDLDLDLWRSADGSDVRRLDEDEFAESGLTERDPEAAAAAVAALGGLEELALGSGFGELLA; this is encoded by the coding sequence ATGTCCGCAAACTTGGCTGATCCTACGGCCCGTCTGGAAGTCGTCCTGGTCAAGGGAGGTCGTACGAAGATCCGTTACCCGGCGGAGCTGGTCCGGGACGACGGCGTCCGGGTGACCGTCCGCGCTCTGTGGGCCGGTTCGGACGTCCGCGACTTCGGCTTCGTGCGCTTCGAGCCGGGTGACGTGTTCACCGAGTACTACTGGCGGAACCGCTGGTACTCGGTGAAGGAGGTCCGCGGGGCCGATGGGTCCCTCAAGGGCTGGTACTGCGACATCACCCGCCCGGCGGTCCTTCGCGGCGCGGAGCTGGTCGTGGAGGACCTCGACCTGGACCTGTGGCGCTCCGCCGACGGCTCGGACGTACGGCGCTTGGACGAGGACGAGTTCGCCGAGAGCGGGCTGACGGAGCGGGACCCAGAGGCCGCGGCGGCCGCCGTGGCCGCACTCGGCGGACTGGAGGAGCTGGCCCTCGGGAGCGGCTTCGGCGAGCTGCTGGCCTGA
- a CDS encoding class I SAM-dependent methyltransferase: protein MTNGNEHLGAVSAGTDVNWDAEAAAFDDEPDHGMRAPEVRAAWAARLRSWLPEHSADLLDLGCGTGSLSLLAAEQGHRVTGVDSSPEMAGRARAKLAGHDAVVLIGDAATPPVAEERFDVVLVRHVVWALPDLAGALRRWRRLLRPQGRFVLVEGVWGTLHPVGIPAARLTALLEPLTAQVRVERLSGDSLLWGKDVTDERYAVVAPV from the coding sequence ATGACGAACGGGAATGAGCACCTGGGCGCGGTGTCCGCCGGGACGGACGTGAACTGGGACGCCGAGGCCGCCGCCTTCGACGACGAGCCGGACCACGGCATGCGTGCCCCTGAGGTCCGCGCGGCCTGGGCGGCCAGGCTGCGCTCCTGGCTGCCCGAGCACTCCGCCGACCTCCTCGACCTCGGTTGCGGTACCGGCAGCCTGTCGCTCCTGGCGGCCGAGCAGGGACACCGGGTGACGGGTGTCGACAGTTCCCCGGAGATGGCCGGGCGAGCCCGCGCCAAGCTCGCCGGGCACGACGCGGTGGTGCTCATCGGGGACGCCGCGACCCCGCCGGTTGCCGAGGAGCGCTTCGACGTGGTCCTCGTACGGCATGTGGTGTGGGCACTGCCCGATCTCGCAGGTGCCCTGCGGCGCTGGCGGAGGCTGTTGCGGCCCCAAGGCCGTTTCGTGCTGGTGGAGGGCGTCTGGGGCACCTTGCACCCGGTGGGCATTCCCGCCGCCCGGCTGACCGCTCTGCTGGAGCCGCTCACCGCGCAGGTGCGCGTGGAGCGGTTGTCCGGCGACTCGCTGCTGTGGGGGAAGGACGTGACTGACGAGCGGTACGCGGTGGTGGCGCCGGTGTGA
- a CDS encoding GH39 family glycosyl hydrolase: protein MGRHGWDVENRRWRLAALLGVGAVVLVLAVTLLGSLPADPGTAGTTRDGDKVHGTPAGPTAKPEPYVGWGFTHTQYSADQGTTAAIRRVEQLLRKDGGLAQNQHIMGWGADNPEPVQGHYDFAALDRRVDFVRASGGTPVITLCCSPDWMKGGKAGVGNTDWSRSALETAPTPNHYQDFANLAATVARRYPDVKHFIVWNEFKGFWNDAKARWDYEGYTRMYNLVYEALKKVGKDIMVGGPYLVMDSVDPRDQNASTALRGPWGAMDQRVLDAFAYWNTHKVGADFAVVDGSSYTRDDELLPDEFAATGKLRAVSEWVRRQTHDLPLWWAEYYVEPGDGNDDRKGWSAPHRVAVQATGMIAMAEGGADSGFYWNPEEEKGSCPGCLWTPTDGPHGGKALPLYDLVSRFAKAFPPGTRYESVSVAAADEPHVRVLASRSTVLVVNTLDRRISAQVDGKRFDMRAYEVKWLDR, encoded by the coding sequence ATGGGACGTCATGGGTGGGATGTGGAGAATCGACGGTGGCGGCTCGCCGCCCTGCTGGGTGTGGGCGCGGTCGTGCTGGTCCTGGCCGTGACCTTGCTCGGCTCCCTGCCCGCCGACCCCGGCACGGCCGGCACCACACGCGACGGCGACAAGGTTCACGGCACCCCCGCCGGTCCCACCGCGAAGCCGGAACCATACGTCGGCTGGGGCTTCACACACACCCAGTACAGCGCCGACCAGGGAACCACTGCGGCCATCCGTCGGGTGGAACAACTGCTGCGCAAGGACGGCGGGTTAGCGCAGAACCAGCACATCATGGGGTGGGGTGCGGACAATCCCGAACCGGTCCAGGGGCACTACGACTTCGCCGCACTGGACCGTCGTGTCGACTTCGTCCGCGCCTCCGGCGGCACCCCGGTGATCACACTGTGCTGCTCCCCGGACTGGATGAAGGGGGGCAAGGCAGGGGTCGGCAACACCGACTGGAGCCGGTCCGCCCTGGAGACCGCACCCACACCAAACCACTACCAGGATTTCGCCAACCTCGCCGCGACCGTCGCCCGGCGCTACCCGGACGTGAAGCACTTCATCGTCTGGAACGAGTTCAAGGGCTTCTGGAACGACGCCAAGGCCCGCTGGGACTACGAGGGATACACCCGGATGTACAACCTCGTCTACGAGGCGCTCAAGAAGGTCGGCAAGGACATCATGGTCGGCGGGCCCTACCTCGTGATGGACAGTGTCGACCCGCGTGACCAGAACGCCTCCACGGCGCTCCGGGGCCCCTGGGGCGCCATGGACCAGCGGGTCCTGGACGCCTTCGCCTACTGGAACACGCACAAGGTCGGTGCCGACTTCGCGGTGGTCGACGGTTCGAGCTACACCCGCGACGACGAGCTGCTGCCCGACGAGTTCGCGGCCACCGGCAAACTCAGGGCCGTCAGTGAGTGGGTACGGCGGCAGACGCACGACCTGCCGCTGTGGTGGGCCGAGTACTACGTGGAACCCGGCGACGGCAACGACGACCGCAAGGGGTGGTCCGCACCGCACCGCGTCGCCGTCCAGGCCACCGGGATGATCGCCATGGCCGAGGGCGGCGCCGACTCCGGCTTCTACTGGAACCCGGAGGAGGAGAAGGGCTCCTGTCCCGGCTGCCTGTGGACACCCACCGACGGCCCCCACGGGGGCAAGGCCCTTCCCCTGTACGACCTGGTGTCCAGGTTCGCGAAGGCGTTCCCGCCGGGCACGAGGTACGAGTCCGTGTCCGTCGCCGCCGCCGACGAACCCCACGTCCGGGTCCTCGCCAGCCGCAGCACCGTCCTGGTGGTCAACACCCTCGACCGGAGGATCAGCGCGCAGGTCGACGGCAAGCGGTTCGACATGCGCGCGTACGAGGTGAAGTGGCTCGACCGGTGA
- a CDS encoding GntR family transcriptional regulator — protein sequence MSLKIRMNDSAPPYEQVRAQISEQARSGALPVGYRLPTVRGLAESLGLAVNTVAKAYRALESDGVIETRGRNGTFVAAAGTAAEREASLAAQAYAERVRRLGLGEEAALAAVRDALRAVYGR from the coding sequence GTGAGCTTGAAGATCCGCATGAATGACAGCGCGCCCCCGTACGAGCAGGTGCGGGCGCAGATTTCCGAGCAGGCGCGGTCCGGAGCGCTGCCCGTGGGGTACCGGTTGCCGACCGTGCGGGGGCTGGCCGAGTCCCTGGGGCTCGCGGTGAACACGGTCGCCAAGGCGTACCGTGCACTGGAGAGCGACGGAGTGATCGAGACGCGGGGCCGCAACGGCACGTTCGTGGCTGCCGCCGGTACGGCCGCGGAGCGGGAGGCTTCCCTGGCCGCACAGGCGTACGCGGAGCGGGTGCGGCGGCTGGGACTGGGAGAGGAGGCAGCGCTGGCCGCGGTACGGGATGCCCTGCGGGCAGTTTATGGACGGTAG
- a CDS encoding DUF72 domain-containing protein, whose protein sequence is MTLFVGTSGWQYKDWRDVVYPAGVPVRLWLEEYTRLFATVEINNAFYRLPSYDTFAAWRVRVPPDFVIAVKASRYLTHIKRLKDPEEPVHRLLTHAAGLGDRLGPVLLQLPPTLRADPPLLDGCLKCFPPGVRVAVEPRHDSWWTARVRSVLESRGAALCWADVLARPVTPLWRTTDWGYVRFHEGRAQPWPRYGRRSLETWVDRVATTWSGEEDVYAYFNNDPGGAAVRDAEAFGKVAGRAGLVVTRVPEPAVHR, encoded by the coding sequence GTGACCTTGTTCGTCGGCACCTCGGGGTGGCAGTACAAGGACTGGCGGGATGTCGTCTACCCGGCCGGGGTCCCCGTACGGCTGTGGCTGGAGGAGTACACCCGCCTGTTCGCAACCGTGGAGATCAACAACGCGTTCTACCGGCTGCCGTCGTACGACACCTTCGCCGCCTGGCGGGTCCGGGTCCCCCCGGACTTCGTGATCGCGGTCAAGGCCAGCCGCTACCTCACCCACATCAAACGCCTCAAGGACCCCGAGGAACCGGTCCACCGGCTCCTGACCCACGCAGCAGGCCTGGGCGACCGCCTCGGGCCGGTCCTGCTCCAGCTCCCGCCCACCCTGCGCGCCGACCCGCCCCTGCTCGACGGCTGCCTGAAGTGCTTCCCGCCCGGCGTGAGGGTCGCGGTCGAACCCCGCCACGACTCCTGGTGGACGGCCCGGGTCCGCAGCGTGCTCGAATCCCGGGGCGCGGCCCTGTGCTGGGCCGACGTCCTGGCCCGCCCGGTCACCCCGCTGTGGCGCACCACCGACTGGGGCTACGTCCGCTTCCACGAGGGCCGGGCCCAGCCCTGGCCACGCTACGGCCGCCGCTCGCTGGAAACCTGGGTGGACCGTGTCGCGACGACGTGGTCCGGCGAAGAGGACGTGTACGCGTACTTCAACAACGACCCCGGCGGCGCGGCGGTGCGGGACGCGGAGGCGTTCGGGAAGGTGGCGGGGAGAGCGGGGCTGGTGGTGACGAGGGTCCCGGAACCGGCGGTACACCGATGA
- a CDS encoding DUF5925 domain-containing protein, with translation MSANPHDALPIRLQVDDSDSPPDVVDALFLGRFATGEQPYSHAANIDRVRSGVTLLPDGARVLRVARDDDRSATLAEGDGWTLLVSRWNRGADVTVTATSAELAKSVLDQATEGAADEPEPQPENVTMGFWYVSPRRGPHRTTRQISAGTWDEIRPNYTAPVADAMDRLMTTTPERIAGRLLLLHGPPGTGKTSALRTLARSWRAWCQVDCVLDPERLFSDVGYLMDIAIGEDDGAGKGRWRLLLLEDCDELIRGEARHTAGQALSRLLNLTDGLLGQGRNVLVGVTTNEDLERLHPAVVRPGRCLARIEVGPLTRGEAVNWLGTEEGLGREGATLAELYALRRGTTPASVPGTRGAADAGLYL, from the coding sequence ATGTCCGCGAACCCGCACGACGCTCTGCCGATCCGGCTCCAGGTCGACGACTCCGACTCCCCGCCCGACGTCGTGGACGCGCTGTTCCTCGGCCGCTTCGCCACGGGCGAGCAGCCCTACTCGCACGCGGCGAACATCGACCGTGTCCGCTCCGGCGTGACCCTGCTGCCGGACGGTGCCCGCGTGCTGCGGGTCGCCCGTGACGACGATCGCAGCGCCACCCTGGCGGAGGGCGACGGCTGGACCCTGTTGGTCTCCCGCTGGAACCGCGGCGCGGACGTCACGGTCACCGCGACCAGCGCCGAGCTGGCGAAGTCGGTCCTCGACCAGGCCACGGAGGGTGCCGCCGACGAGCCCGAACCGCAGCCCGAGAACGTGACGATGGGTTTCTGGTACGTGTCCCCGAGGCGCGGCCCGCACCGCACCACCCGGCAGATCTCCGCGGGTACCTGGGACGAGATCCGGCCCAACTACACCGCGCCGGTGGCGGATGCCATGGACCGCCTGATGACGACGACCCCCGAGCGCATCGCGGGTCGGCTGCTCCTCCTGCACGGCCCACCCGGCACCGGCAAGACCTCCGCGCTGCGTACCCTGGCCCGTTCCTGGCGGGCCTGGTGCCAGGTGGACTGCGTGCTCGACCCGGAACGCCTCTTCTCCGACGTCGGCTATCTCATGGACATCGCGATCGGCGAGGACGACGGCGCCGGCAAGGGCCGTTGGCGGCTCCTGCTGCTGGAGGACTGCGACGAGCTGATCCGCGGCGAGGCCCGGCACACGGCGGGTCAGGCCCTTTCCCGGCTGCTGAACCTCACCGACGGTCTGCTCGGCCAGGGGCGCAACGTCCTGGTCGGCGTCACCACGAACGAGGACCTGGAACGTCTGCACCCGGCCGTGGTCCGCCCCGGCCGCTGCCTGGCCCGCATCGAGGTGGGACCGCTGACGCGCGGGGAGGCGGTCAACTGGCTCGGTACCGAGGAGGGCCTCGGCCGCGAGGGCGCGACCCTCGCGGAGCTGTACGCGCTCCGTCGGGGCACGACACCCGCCTCGGTGCCGGGCACCCGGGGCGCAGCGGACGCGGGCCTGTACCTGTAG